Proteins co-encoded in one Cucurbita pepo subsp. pepo cultivar mu-cu-16 chromosome LG15, ASM280686v2, whole genome shotgun sequence genomic window:
- the LOC111811948 gene encoding pathogenesis-related protein 1-like: protein MALTNLSISLLCVLSTSIMFPSMAQDMSQDFVDAHNAARAQVGVGPIQWDETVANYARQYANQRAKDCQMVHSNGPYGENLAGSSADLSCTDAVQMWVNEKQFYDYNSNSCLGNECRHYTQVVWSKSVRIGCATVRCNSGGTFITCNYDPPGNYEGQWPY from the coding sequence ATGGCTCTCACCAACCTCTCCATTTCTCTCCTTTGTGTCTTGAGTACTTCTATCATGTTCCCCTCTATGGCTCAAGACATGTCTCAAGACTTTGTCGATGCCCACAACGCCGCTCGTGCACAAGTCGGTGTTGGACCCATCCAATGGGATGAAACTGTGGCAAACTATGCTCGACAATATGCCAACCAACGTGCCAAAGATTGCCAGATGGTCCACTCTAATGGGCCTTATGGGGAAAATCTTGCAGGAAGCTCGGCCGACTTATCATGCACTGACGCAGTTCAAATGTGGGTAAACGAGAAAcaattttatgattataaCTCCAACTCGTGCCTTGGCAACGAGTGTCGCCACTACACTCAAGTAGTGTGGAGTAAATCTGTTCGAATTGGATGTGCAACAGTGAGATGCAACAGTGGTGGTACTTTCATCACCTGCAACTATGACCCGCCTGGCAATTACGAAGGTCAATGGCCATACTGA